The genomic stretch AGCTAGTCCATCTTTTCCAGTAAGCTATGTTAGTAACTTAGGATGTCCTTGCTCATCGTGCTACTGGAGGCATAGTCTTTGCGAGAGAGACACACTACATTTTGTTAGTTGACACCAACATCCAATCAACACATAACTCAAGCATGCACTACAGAAAATAACTTGCACAAATTAAACTGCATTCGAGGAAATCATGCCATTTGCGATTGTAATAAATGAAAAACATGGTGCATCTCaataaggttttttttttttttttttttttttttttttgaaatggatctCAATAACATCATGAGGCATATATAAGCCGGCACATTGCCATGTTCTCATTTTTTCACAGCAGACGGGAAGATAACACATGCAAGAAATCATCATATTCATACGACAGTATCAATATGGTCAAACAGCCCGCAATATCCACAGTAGCTACTCGAGGGACATGCGGGCCAAAGACAAGGTGCGACGacaaatagaaaaagaaagagtgcaagaaagataaaatgaaaataaaataagaaacaaCATTATCCATGCACTTGCACTGATTGGTGGATAGAAAGCACACACTCCATGTATTTCAATTTGATTGAGGCGAAAAAGAAGTGGTGAAGTAACCAGGCCCATGGATTGATGAGTGGCCGCCCCTGGCTGGAAAGTTGCAGCCTCATGTTTACACAGACGAACCTCTCACATATCTGTGTAGAAACGCTCGAATAAAAAGAAAGCAATCGAATCAGCAAATGAGCCAGTACACGACGAAATTTCCTAAGCGAAAGATATCCTATCGAGCTGCCGCCGCTGCTTGATATTTCTGACTCGCACGTCGATCGCCAATCCCGGAGTCTCCACGTCTGCAGCCGCACTGCAATTTCGCGCGCTCTCTGGAGGGTAGCTTTAAATCTGACGCTGATCACCATAGACCCATTTCGATCTAGACAAGACTTTGCCGACCCTCACGCAGACCGGCCGGTGTGTGGGCAACAACGAAGATTAAGTTGCACAACTTTGACAATCGTATCACGTGTGTCCAAACGTAACACATCACGTACACAAAACCCCAACATAAGTTGATGCATCAACATGTATGATCCATGTAACCTTAACATCGTACTCTCTCCATCCATAAATAAGTGGATGTTTAACTTTAAAATTTGTCCACGAAAAAGTGTATTTTCCCTTTTTAATGCATTTTAAAGAGATAATTGATTCTCTCTGATCACTCAGGAACCAAACCCAATAACATTCAACACATGGTCTTTTTTTACTTTATATATGTGCACTTAGATCAGTGGGTGTAGAGAAATTGAAGATAGTAGAGATGATGACCCACATTTCCAATttttccgtccacaaataagtggatgtTTAGTTTTAAAATTTGTCCACGAAACAGTGTACTTTCCCTTTTTCAATGCATTTTTGAAGAGAAAATTGATTCTCTCTCATGCCACATGAACCAAACCcaataacattcaatacatggtCTTTTTACTTTCTATATATGCACTTAGATCAGTGGGTGTAGAGAAATTGAAGAGAGTAGAGATGATGATCCACATTTTCAATGCGCTTTCTACTCCACTTCATGGTGTGTATTAAAAGTGTCAAGATATTAGGTCAACTTTTCTTAAGTTTaattaaaaatctgaaaattattatggctcggagagaacatatgtgttcacttatttgtggacggaaaaGTTCACTGATTGAGTAGGTGTCGTTTTTACCCTGCCTGGCTAGCTTATAAAGCTGCAGATCGAGCTTGTGGTTCACAAAAACAATATTCGCCTGCAGAGCTAAACATTTATTTCCCATGGAAGCTGTGAAGAAACTTATCCTCGACACGCCTTTGCTGGCATGGTTTCCGTTGCTCCTCTTCCCATTCCTCCTGTTTGCGCATCGCTGGCTTACGGCCAAGACAGGGAAAACGCAGCAGCGAGAACACCGTCTCCCGCCCTCGCCGCCGGCTCTGCCCATCATCGGGCACCTGCACCTCGTCGGCTTCCTCCCGCACGTCTCCCTCTGCGGCCTCGCCAGGAAGCATGGCCCCGACCTGATGCTCCTACACCTTGGCGCCGTGCCGACGCTCGTCGTGTCGTCGCCGCGTGCCGCGGAGGCGGTGCTGCGGACGCACGACCGCGTCTTTGCGTCGCGGCCGCGCTCCGTGGTCGCCGACATCATCCTCTACGGCTCGTGCGACGTCGCCTTCGCGCCATACGGCGAGTACTGGCGGCAGGCGAGGAAGCTCATGACCACACACCTGTTGAGCGCCAAAAGAGTGCAGTCCTTCCGCGGCGCTATCACAGAGGAGGTAATTTTGATTATTTCGCATTTTCTTGCCGTGTTAATTGATTTTTTTTAGGAGATGTGAATTCAGTTTTTGTTTTGAGAGTACGTACCATTTTTCTATAGAAGGCACCAGTTTTTTTTATTACAAGAACTCCAAATTATCACAAAGCAATAGATTGAGGGATCACactaagagaaagaaaaaggactaCTCTCTACGTCTAATGATCCTAGCATCCGCTAATCTCCACTCTTCCAGGTTATGGGAGGTGAATACATGCGTCTTCATGGGAGTAGTGGCCGGCCATGCTGTTTGGGCGCTATTGTTTGAGGTGGATGGAATGACATGCGGATATTGGAGGCGGGAGAGGGTGGTCGAAAAAGGCTTGGAGATAGGAGATGTAGGGATTAGAGGGAGATGAGGGAGCGCATGGACTAACACGAGCGTGGCGATTTTACAGGCATCACATCCACCGTCCAGTTCATGCTTTGAGATTTGTGAGGCATTTGACATATGTCTAACATAAATctaataattgaaacataagTGATATTTTTGTGAAACTAAACTGATACATAGGTAAACATTGTGAAACATTTTGGTAAAAAGTGAATCCCCTGACGCCACGATATGTTTCACAAAATAATCATGTTTCAATTATATTTCAATTTTGTTTCATAATTTTGTGAGAGGATTAAATCAGCACACATGGCTTATGCCACGGCTGATGTCACTCCTGTAGATACCTGCAACTTTAGAAAGAGGTTTCCGGACTAAACACTTCTTGGAAAATACATTTCAATAAAACTCCACCCCGTAGATTAAATACCCGGACTAGTGAGTGAGCGGTTGATCGACAAGTTTACCAGTAATTCTCTTATTGGACCACCGACACATCTAGTTCAATGCTGAAAAATGACTTCGAGGATATTTAGGCTAATTTGGAAGAAAAATTACTTCATATAAAATGGGTGTAAATAATAAATGGTGTATTTCATTACTAGGCAGAAAAATAAATCATGATTTGTGCACTAAACTGTGTTCACAAAGGAAATAAAGAAAATTGACTTCACCTTTTGTCCTCGGCTAATTGTTTCCTATATGTAAGCTAGTTTAATAGTTTAAGATGTTCCATCATAGGTGAGCATGGCCATGGCCAAGATTAACGAGGTAGCAACAACAGGCGGTACGGTGGACATGAGTGAGCTGCTCTACTCATTCTCGAATAATATGGCTTGCCGCATCGTGTCAGGAAATTTCTTCCTAAAAGAAGGACAGACCAAGCTGTTCCGGGACCTCATCAACGATACCTCACATGTGCTAGGAGGGTTCAACTTGGAGGAATGCTTCCCGGCTTTGGCTAGAGTAGGAGTGCTGAGGAGGGCAATTTGTGCTAAGGCTGAGAGAGTGAGGAATAGATGGGCCGATCTGCTGGACAAGGTGATCAATGATCGTGTGAGcaagaaaaaatcaaaatttgatcACAAGGATGCCGATTTCGTAGATATTTTATTGTCTGTTCAACATGAGTATGATCTCACAACAGAGCACATGAAAGCTCTCCTGACAGTAAGTATTAATGATACCTTCCATATATTATACGGAGTATGTTGATTTATTGTATTGCTTACATCATCCAAATTAATTGATATCTGCAGGATGTATTTTTTGCTGCAATAGATACATCATCTAACACCCTCGAATTCACCTTGGCTGAGCTCATGAGGAGGCCAGGCCTGATGAGGAAACTACAAGACGAAGTGAGGAGTATTATACCACCGGGACAAAAAATTGTCACTGAAAATGACATAAACAACATGGCGTACTTAAGAGCAGTGATAAAGGAATCACTTCGGCTGCATCCTGTATCGCCTTTCCTTGCTCCACACCTTGCCATGGCTGACTGCAACATCGATGGATATATGATTTCTTCTGGGACACGTGTTATCGTCAATGCATGGGCCATTGGTAGGCACCTGACCTCGTGGGAGGATGCAGAAGAGTTCAGACCTGAGAGATTTGTAGAAGGAGGCAGCGATGTGCACGTCAACTTCAAGGGTAATGATTTCCAGTTCTTGCCGTTCGGGGCAGGACGAAGGATATGCCCTGGTATAAACATCGGGCTCACCAATATCGAGCTTATGTTGGCAAACCTCATATACAATTTTGACTGGGAACCATCACTGGGAGTTGAGATAAAAGACATTGATATGACAGAGGTGTTTGGGCTAACCATTCGTCGGAAGGAGAAACTACTGTTAATTCCAAAAGTACACATGTAGCAATCACGCATGTAGCCACCAGAATTAAATCTAAGCTCTTTTGTCCTCCCAAATTCAGAATATCTATGAATTCCTGTTTTTGCAATGGGTCAAGCGTGCCCCCTTCCAAAAAGTATCGGCATATTGTTGCTAATAAATAATGGCCAACTCTTAATGTTGAAAATCAGTTTCCCAATTATTTAGTTATGAATGTTGGTTTTTTAAAAATAGTGTCACGATTTTCTACGCACAAGTATGGATACTAGTTTTTATTGTTACATTTATACTAAAATATTTTGTAAGTAAAATATACTAGGTCCAGTTCCTTAACCCACCCGCATCCAACCCTAACCCACCCCCTCCTcctaccgccaccgccaccggtagcGCCGCTGGGTAAAGCCCGtgtggcatggcggcggcggcagcggatcTCCTCCTACGTTGGGTGGCGGTGCCATGACCTTCCTCGATGCTGGCGGCGGAGGGTGGGTGGAAGGTGGGGACTTGATCCATGCTGCTCCACTTTTCTCACGTGACGGCACGCCAGCGGCGACTGGCAGTGATGGGCAGACCTTCGATCTGTGCCGCAACACCTGCTGCATATCCCCGCTGTCGGACGGCTCGAGGTGGTGCTCATGGGCTACTCCCGCGGCATGAGGACGCCTAGGGCAGCAGCCCTGGGTATGATGGCGGaggcggccctcttcttcgcTGGAGATGGTCTTCTTGATGGCGGAGTTGTGGTGGGTTTGACGATCTGTCACCGAGTCCCGACAGCGAGTTGAGGAGACGTGGAAGCCAGCGATCTCTGCCGCAGCCATGCGGCGGATCTTGCAGGTTCCAGCGGGTGGAGGGGGGGGAGATGTTTGCTTGGCTTCAAAAAAGGTGATTGTCCTAGGGTTATTTTTCTTCGAAGATGGTGACCTTCCTGAGGCCGGTTCGTCTTCATCtggcc from Lolium rigidum isolate FL_2022 chromosome 4, APGP_CSIRO_Lrig_0.1, whole genome shotgun sequence encodes the following:
- the LOC124707725 gene encoding indole-2-monooxygenase-like, producing the protein MEAVKKLILDTPLLAWFPLLLFPFLLFAHRWLTAKTGKTQQREHRLPPSPPALPIIGHLHLVGFLPHVSLCGLARKHGPDLMLLHLGAVPTLVVSSPRAAEAVLRTHDRVFASRPRSVVADIILYGSCDVAFAPYGEYWRQARKLMTTHLLSAKRVQSFRGAITEEVSMAMAKINEVATTGGTVDMSELLYSFSNNMACRIVSGNFFLKEGQTKLFRDLINDTSHVLGGFNLEECFPALARVGVLRRAICAKAERVRNRWADLLDKVINDRVSKKKSKFDHKDADFVDILLSVQHEYDLTTEHMKALLTDVFFAAIDTSSNTLEFTLAELMRRPGLMRKLQDEVRSIIPPGQKIVTENDINNMAYLRAVIKESLRLHPVSPFLAPHLAMADCNIDGYMISSGTRVIVNAWAIGRHLTSWEDAEEFRPERFVEGGSDVHVNFKGNDFQFLPFGAGRRICPGINIGLTNIELMLANLIYNFDWEPSLGVEIKDIDMTEVFGLTIRRKEKLLLIPKVHM